The proteins below are encoded in one region of Bacillus vallismortis:
- the srtA gene encoding sortase SrtA, whose translation MKKVIPLVIIAAGLMIAGYGGLKLIDTNMKTEQTLKEAKLAADKPQEASSAKKSANQAENQASFKPETGHASGILEIPKINAELPIVEGTDPDDLEKGVGHYKESYYPDENGQIVLSGHRDTVFRRTGELEKGDRLRILLSYGDFTYEIIKTKIVDKDDTSIITLQHEKEELILTTCYPFSYVGNAPKRYIIYGKRVV comes from the coding sequence GTGAAAAAAGTAATTCCACTCGTCATCATTGCGGCCGGTCTGATGATCGCAGGCTATGGAGGCCTTAAACTGATCGATACGAATATGAAGACCGAACAGACATTAAAAGAAGCAAAACTCGCGGCTGATAAGCCGCAAGAAGCTTCAAGCGCGAAAAAAAGCGCGAATCAAGCAGAGAATCAAGCATCATTTAAGCCTGAGACCGGACATGCGAGCGGCATTTTAGAAATACCAAAAATCAATGCGGAGCTCCCGATCGTGGAGGGCACCGATCCAGATGATTTAGAAAAAGGGGTCGGGCACTATAAGGAAAGCTATTATCCTGATGAGAACGGACAAATTGTACTGTCGGGACATCGGGATACCGTGTTTCGCCGAACGGGAGAGCTTGAAAAGGGAGATAGGCTTCGCATTCTCCTTTCATATGGAGATTTTACGTATGAAATCATCAAAACAAAAATTGTCGATAAGGATGATACATCCATTATTACGCTCCAGCATGAAAAGGAAGAGCTCATTCTGACGACCTGCTACCCATTTTCATATGTGGGCAATGCCCCGAAGCGCTATATTATTTATGGAAAACGGGTTGTTTAA
- a CDS encoding RluA family pseudouridine synthase translates to MKQKNRGLELLINDKHDGQLLFAVLKQELNASKPVIQDWVTHHRIKVNHDSVINNVIVKKGDRVFIDLQESEESSVIPEYGELDILFEDNHMLIVNKPAGIATHPNEEGQTGTLANVIAYHYQVNGETCKVRHVHRLDQDTSGAIVFAKHRLAHAILDQQLEKKTLKRTYTAIAHGKLKMKKGTIDSPIGRDRSHPTRRRVSPGGQAAVTHFKVIARNSKEQLSLVELELETGRTHQIRVHMASIGHPLAGDTLYGGGSMLLNRQALHARKVQAIHPITSELIVAEAPFPADIENLCHSYFS, encoded by the coding sequence ATGAAACAAAAAAACAGAGGGCTTGAGCTCCTCATCAATGACAAACACGATGGCCAATTGCTGTTTGCTGTCCTGAAACAAGAGCTTAACGCCTCTAAACCCGTGATTCAAGACTGGGTGACCCATCATCGAATAAAAGTCAATCACGATTCCGTCATCAACAATGTGATCGTAAAAAAAGGAGACCGCGTGTTCATTGATCTTCAGGAAAGTGAAGAGTCCTCCGTTATACCTGAGTATGGAGAGCTTGATATTTTATTCGAGGACAATCACATGCTCATCGTCAATAAACCTGCGGGCATAGCGACACATCCAAATGAGGAGGGCCAAACCGGCACACTGGCTAATGTCATCGCGTATCATTATCAGGTGAATGGCGAAACATGCAAGGTGCGGCATGTCCACCGCCTTGATCAGGATACATCGGGCGCCATCGTGTTTGCCAAGCATCGTTTAGCACACGCCATCCTGGATCAACAGTTAGAAAAAAAGACGCTGAAACGCACGTATACCGCCATCGCTCACGGAAAGCTAAAGATGAAAAAAGGAACAATTGATTCACCGATCGGCAGAGACCGATCACATCCGACTAGACGCAGGGTTTCACCGGGCGGGCAAGCGGCCGTCACCCATTTTAAGGTCATTGCCCGCAATTCGAAAGAGCAATTGTCGCTCGTTGAATTAGAGCTTGAAACAGGCAGGACACACCAAATTCGTGTTCATATGGCGAGCATTGGCCATCCGCTGGCAGGAGATACGCTTTACGGGGGCGGAAGCATGCTATTAAACAGACAGGCTTTGCATGCCAGAAAGGTACAAGCGATTCACCCAATAACCAGCGAACTGATTGTTGCAGAAGCGCCTTTCCCAGCTGATATAGAAAACCTTTGCCACTCATATTTTTCATGA
- a CDS encoding spore coat protein has translation MDQLNQQQPQMNKGIPGKPHKNHGGHEMFDMHEVLSGTLNVLDQFTMLKQFCKDQELVNILDRQHQFIASQYNLTAECFKTGNEPSQKTATYMMKEDNQTVYGMQPSKPKKPVQSMNDIDDSIISRQMLCTVKAQASMLTMASLEMTNPAVRRVLSAQIQQYVEMAFEIFLYQNKHGYYQVPQLDAQDMEQMKNSFAPAQGQMPPTQGGMGQQGLH, from the coding sequence TTGGATCAGTTAAATCAGCAGCAACCCCAAATGAACAAAGGTATCCCTGGCAAACCTCATAAAAATCACGGCGGACATGAAATGTTTGATATGCATGAGGTGCTTTCAGGAACACTTAATGTCCTTGACCAGTTTACGATGCTGAAACAATTTTGTAAGGATCAGGAATTAGTAAACATCCTTGATCGTCAACATCAATTCATTGCGTCTCAATATAACTTAACTGCAGAATGCTTTAAAACAGGAAACGAGCCTTCACAAAAAACAGCAACTTATATGATGAAGGAAGACAATCAGACTGTTTACGGCATGCAGCCGTCAAAGCCTAAAAAACCTGTTCAATCCATGAATGATATTGATGACAGCATTATCAGCCGACAAATGCTTTGCACTGTTAAAGCACAGGCTTCTATGCTGACAATGGCTTCTCTGGAAATGACGAATCCAGCCGTAAGACGCGTATTGTCCGCTCAGATTCAACAGTATGTTGAAATGGCTTTCGAAATTTTCCTATACCAAAACAAACACGGCTATTACCAAGTTCCTCAGCTAGATGCGCAAGACATGGAACAAATGAAAAACTCATTTGCGCCTGCACAAGGACAAATGCCTCCAACTCAAGGCGGCATGGGCCAACAAGGACTTCATTAA
- a CDS encoding YhcN/YlaJ family sporulation lipoprotein, producing MLGKKQALASLLLIPLLMTGCGMANQGEGRRDQANPENVNYRNPVNDNGRGNINDVNNNRDNVDNNVTDNVNDNGNNNGNDNRQLEVADDAADKISDMKEVERANVIVAGNQAYVAVVLKNGRKEEVGQDLKKKISEKVKDTDKNMDNVYVSANPDFVDRMQGYGERIQNGDPVAGFFDEFSETVQRIFPQPE from the coding sequence ATGCTTGGAAAAAAACAAGCCCTTGCGTCCTTGCTTCTTATCCCTTTGCTTATGACTGGCTGCGGTATGGCCAATCAGGGTGAGGGCAGACGTGATCAAGCAAATCCAGAAAACGTTAACTACCGCAATCCAGTGAACGATAATGGCAGAGGAAACATTAACGATGTCAATAACAATCGTGACAATGTCGATAATAATGTAACCGATAATGTTAACGATAACGGCAATAACAATGGTAATGATAATCGGCAATTAGAAGTTGCTGATGATGCTGCTGATAAAATTTCTGATATGAAAGAAGTAGAGCGAGCAAATGTCATCGTTGCAGGAAATCAAGCGTATGTTGCAGTTGTATTGAAAAATGGAAGAAAAGAAGAAGTTGGACAGGATCTGAAAAAGAAAATTTCCGAAAAAGTAAAAGACACTGATAAAAACATGGATAATGTCTATGTTTCAGCCAATCCTGACTTTGTAGACCGAATGCAGGGATATGGCGAGCGGATACAAAATGGCGATCCAGTTGCAGGGTTTTTCGATGAATTCAGTGAAACTGTACAGCGTATATTCCCGCAACCTGAATAA
- a CDS encoding YhcU family protein, whose protein sequence is MARKVIDVRIVNAATAEQESFIKELSMKLFHDVFPLYFSELDIQRFKKKGVLSLNNNHDYQGTLKEAFQIMACLQMIHIILTKPSPHTDVNNQAIFEKNSKMLNDFGIYFPFAFSDFELKANQAFSGYRRLV, encoded by the coding sequence ATGGCAAGAAAGGTGATTGACGTGAGAATTGTGAACGCAGCAACTGCAGAACAGGAGAGCTTTATCAAGGAGCTGTCAATGAAACTTTTTCATGATGTATTTCCTCTTTATTTCTCCGAACTGGACATTCAGCGCTTTAAAAAGAAAGGCGTTCTGTCTTTAAATAATAACCATGATTACCAAGGAACATTAAAAGAAGCATTTCAAATTATGGCTTGTCTGCAAATGATACATATTATTCTGACAAAGCCTTCCCCGCATACTGATGTAAACAATCAGGCGATTTTTGAGAAAAACAGCAAAATGCTGAATGATTTTGGAATTTATTTTCCGTTTGCTTTTTCTGACTTTGAATTGAAGGCAAATCAAGCCTTTTCCGGTTACAGAAGGTTGGTATAA
- a CDS encoding CBS domain-containing protein, translating to MSSVQNTMTTQVATVSPNQTIQEAASLMNQYNVGAIPVVEQGALKGMLTDRDIALRTTAEGRDGQTPVSEVMSTDLISGNPNMSLQDASQLMAQHQIRRLPIVDQNNLVGIVALGDLAVNQMSNESAGAALTNISHQNIH from the coding sequence ATGAGTTCAGTTCAAAATACAATGACAACGCAGGTGGCGACCGTTTCTCCGAATCAAACGATTCAGGAAGCGGCTTCTCTCATGAACCAATATAATGTCGGGGCGATTCCCGTTGTAGAGCAAGGTGCTTTAAAAGGAATGCTGACTGACCGCGACATTGCATTAAGAACCACAGCAGAGGGCCGAGATGGCCAGACACCCGTTTCAGAAGTGATGTCAACAGACCTCATATCAGGAAATCCTAATATGAGCTTGCAAGACGCGTCGCAGCTGATGGCCCAGCACCAAATCCGCCGCCTTCCTATTGTAGATCAAAACAATCTAGTCGGGATCGTTGCGCTTGGAGACCTGGCAGTCAATCAGATGTCGAACGAATCTGCGGGAGCAGCGTTGACAAACATTTCTCATCAAAACATTCATTAA